Genomic DNA from Cucurbita pepo subsp. pepo cultivar mu-cu-16 chromosome LG13, ASM280686v2, whole genome shotgun sequence:
taatttttagataTGAAGAATGTGTGGAggttttgaattctttttttgttcttaaaaaattgatttgtttGGAAACTTCGAGcttttaattcttaatctTTTGAAGAACCCAGaagaagaatataaaaaagatgGCAACTTTTTGAAAGGAATAAATCAAGAAGAACTTTccaactttattattttatgttttcgtCAGGAGGGAAGAAACTGTCAAACCGGTTGCAAGTTGCCAACATTCCTTCCTTCTCTGTCAAATCTTCGTGGcagaattatttattcaacaaTCGCTGAGAAGCCCCTTCCTTCGACTTCGTTGAAACggtgaagaaaagaaatggtCGGCCATCTGCTCCACGACTTGACGGCATCTGCCATTTTCATTCCCCAACTAATCCGGCGGTCAAACCACGGTACGCGCATTCCTTTTCATATAATTGCAGACCCATTTTGCTGTAATCCCCAATTCTTCATACCCAAATCTCTTTCTTCATTCGGATCCAGAATGATGGACAAAATGGCGTTGTACGAGAAGGTGTTCAAGCAGGTCGACGGAGATGGCGATGGGAAGCTGTCTCCATTGGAGCTGCAGCGGTGTATGGCTGGCGTCGGGGGTAGTTTGACGCTGGAGGAAGCGGAGATGGTGGTGGAGAATTTGGATACGGACGGCGATGGGTTGATGGGGTGGGGTGAATTTGTTGCGTTTGTGGAAGGAGtgggagaggaagagaaagtGAGTGATTTGAAGGAGGCGTTTAGGATGTATGAAATGGATGGTTGTGGGTTCATAACGACCAAGAGTTTGAAGAGGATGTTGAGTAGGCTTGGGGAATCAAGGAGCATTGAGGAATGCAACAAAATGATTGCTAAATTTGATCTCAATTCTGATGGTGTTCTTAACTTTGATGAGTTCATGTTCATGATgtcttgattttgttttttttgtttttttttgtttttttttttctctcctgaACTTTGATGAGTTCAGCAGCTGTAATAATACGATTActccttttcttgttctgCTTCAATGCTTTGCATTCTCCTTCTTTCTCGTCAAACTTGGAACACTTGGAACATATGATTCTCTTCAAATTTGGAACATATACGGTaaagatgtgagatctca
This window encodes:
- the LOC111808814 gene encoding putative calcium-binding protein CML19 isoform X1, which codes for MVGHLLHDLTASAIFIPQLIRRSNHGTRIPFHIIADPFCCNPQFFIPKSLSSFGSRMMDKMALYEKVFKQVDGDGDGKLSPLELQRCMAGVGGSLTLEEAEMVVENLDTDGDGLMGWGEFVAFVEGVGEEEKVSDLKEAFRMYEMDGCGFITTKSLKRMLSRLGESRSIEECNKMIAKFDLNSDGVLNFDEFMFMMS
- the LOC111808814 gene encoding putative calcium-binding protein CML19 isoform X2, translating into MMDKMALYEKVFKQVDGDGDGKLSPLELQRCMAGVGGSLTLEEAEMVVENLDTDGDGLMGWGEFVAFVEGVGEEEKVSDLKEAFRMYEMDGCGFITTKSLKRMLSRLGESRSIEECNKMIAKFDLNSDGVLNFDEFMFMMS